The following coding sequences lie in one Phalacrocorax aristotelis chromosome 2, bGulAri2.1, whole genome shotgun sequence genomic window:
- the CDCP1 gene encoding CUB domain-containing protein 1 isoform X1, translating to MAAGRALAALLAVLLLASGQRLQPGASFTISLRTVDNITVMITLRPGVSRSCEIRVKNVIRSELKIKPGENITFSFTCSNPEKYFIMEIQKNIDCMSGPCPFGDVHLYPPGLPRLNRTFIWDVKASTKAGLELKFSTPWLRQIKPGEMCPDSISYNINSCIDMATVNIGTFCRNGSVSRIKLLGGGIMSLYLPWDSPLTTAGFNITNRASIKRLCIIESILNEESSITLMSPNYPLGFPEDELMTWKFVIPSNMRASVLFHNYSLSNCERKEERVEYYLPGSLSNPEVFKLSDSQPANIAGSFNLSLQGCDQDAQNPGILHLLFQVIVQHPQVDENVTHLVDLSKERNMTVTIHFEGWPSHLLLMSEPVCLICKDRRTCDRVLTLVSGTVYKISFLCKDLSRLRITAEKSISCVDFRWCQKKIYSLSVPKAITQLPIQLHKFIWRLLASDLINTEITSPSLKLQQHVPEQRCNTSYSYSIVSASPETELNIGIFCPGGSIEKIQMRNNITISLKTFGKGFLNESNHQDLKMSFVPHIKDECTFTVSPNPKAKVYLQTPSSPYGLTPYVSISWHVIMPSKQVARLGFSKDRMGISCETGRAYVNIKEEASGAEETVRREDELLPKPRNMYHNFWVNISNCKPVDKTELTLQFWVALADRQIDLGVIIAVVAGTGILVAIGLTVCCVKKKKKKNQNPMVGVYNANVNTQMPGKEGLFTKGRKKNESHVYAVIDDAMVYGHLLKESNGSISPEVDVYRPFDGPIGSLPPSPPPFSFRKDIKHSPNTEEPSPLTDTDHDTYTFAHQKSEQLEDNNDTNEKNNGDTPSLENKEQDVSVE from the exons ATGGCGGCGGGCCGGGCGCTGGCCGCGCTCCTGGCCGTGCTCCTCCTCGCCTCGGGGCAGCGCCTCCAGCCGGGAG ctTCCTTTACGATCTCTCTTCGTACGGTGGACAACATCACGGTTATGATTACGCTGAGACCCGGTGTTTCACGAAGCTGTGAAATTCGTGTTAAAAATGTCATCAGGTCTGAACTCAAGATAAAGCCTGGGGAGAACATTACTTTTAGCTTCACTTGTAGTAATCCAGAGAAGTATTTCATCatggaaattcagaaaaatattg ACTGTATGTCGGGTCCGTGTCCTTTTGGAGATGTCCATCTTTACCCACCGGGGCTGCCTCGCCTTAACAGGACTTTCATCTGGGATGTGAAGGCGAGTACAAAGGCTGGACTTGAACTGAAATTTTCTACACCATGGCTAAGACAGATCAAACCAGGAGAGATGTGCCCAGATTCCATTAGCTACAACATCAACAGCTGTATTGATATGGCCACAGTCAACATTGGCACCTTCTGTAGGAATGGCTCAGTGTCTCGCATCAAGCTACTGGGAGGAGGCATCATGTCTCTGTACCTTCCGTGGGACTCGCCTCTCACCACCGCAGGCTTCAACATAACTAACAGGGCTTCCATAAAAC GGTTATGCATTATTGAATCCATTTTGAATGAGGAGTCTTCAATCACCCTGATGTCCCCAAATTATCCGCTGGGCTTTCCAGAAGATGAGCTTATGACATGGAAGTTTGTGATTCCCTCCAACATGAGAGCAAGTGTGTTATTCCACAACTACAGCCTCTCCAACtgtgaaaggaaagaggagagggtAGAGTACTACCTCCCCGGTTCCCTCAGCAACCCAGAGGTGTTCAAGCTGAGCGACAGCCAGCCTGCCAATATTGCTGGCAGTTTCAACCTGTCCCTTCAGGGCTGCGATCAGGATGCCCAGAACCCAGGCATCCTCCACTTGCTCTTCCAAGTAATTGTTCAACACCCGCAAGTTGATGAGA ATGTCACCCATTTGGTCGACCTGAGCAAGGAAAGGAATATGACTGTAACGATACACTTTGAAGGGTGGCCCAGCCATCTCCTGCTTATGTCTGAACCTGTGTGCCTGATCTGTAAGGATCGTCGCACCTGTGATCGTGTCTTGACTTTAGTGTCTGGCACCGTCTACAAGATCTCCTTTCTGTGCAAGGACTTGTCCCGTCTGAGgatcacagctgaaaaaagcaTAA GCTGTGTCGATTTTCGGTGGTGTCAGAAGAAGATCTATTCCCTTTCAGTGCCCAAGGCTATTACCCAATTGCCAATTCAACTGCATAAGTTCATTTGGAGGCTCTTGGCTTCCGATCTGATCAACACAGAAATTACATCTCCGTCCTTGAAACTTCAGCAACATGTCCCAGAGCAGAGGTGCAACACAAGCTACAGTTATAGTATTGTTAGTGCCTCCCCAGAGACAGAGTTGAATATCGGTATATTCTGTCCTGGTGGATCCATTGAAAAGATTCAGATGCGGAATAATATCACCATATCCTTAAAAACATTTGGTAAAGGATTCCTCAATGAGTCTAACCATCAGGatctgaaaatgtcttttgtgCCACATATTAAAG ATGAGTGCACTTTCACCGTGAGTCCAAATCCAAAAGCTAAGGTTTACTTGCAGACTCCCAGCTCACCATACGGTCTAACTCCTTATGTCTCCATATCCTGGCATGTCATCATGCCCAGCAAGCAAGTTGCCCGCCTAGGGTTCTCCAAGGACCGCATGGGCATCTCTTGCGAGACAGGCCGTGCCTATGTCAACATAAAGGAAGAGGCATCGGGGGCAGAGGAAACTGTGCGCCGTGAGGATGAGCTTCTGCCCAAGCCCCGAAATATGTATCACAACTTCTGGGTAAACATTTCCAACTGTAAACCTGTGGATAAGACAGAGCTGACCTTGCAGTTCTGGGTGGCTCTTGCTGACAGGCAGATAG ACCTAGGAGTGATAATTGCTGTGGTGGCTGGAACTGGAATTCTCGTGGCTATTGGACTCACTGTGTGCTGTGTTAAGAAGAA gaagaagaaaaaccagaatCCCATGGTGGGAGTGTACAATGCTAATGTGAACACCCAGATGCCTGGAAAAGAAGGCTTATTCacaaaagggaggaagaaaaatgagtcTCATGTCTATGCGGTTATTGATGATGCTATGGTCTATGGGCACTTGCTGAAGGAATCCAATGGCTCAATTTCTCCAGAAGTTGATGTGTACAGGCCTTTCGATGGACCCATTGGTAGCTTGCCACCTTCTCCACCTCCATTCTCCTTCAGAAAAGACATTAAACACTCTCCTAACACCGAGGAACCTTCACCTCTGACAGACACGGACCATGACACTTACACATTTGCTCATCAGAAATCAGAGCAGTTGGAGGATAATAATGatacaaatgaaaagaataatgGAGATACACCCTCGCTGGAAAATAAGGAACAGGATGTTTCAGTGGAGTGA
- the CDCP1 gene encoding CUB domain-containing protein 1 isoform X2, which yields MITLRPGVSRSCEIRVKNVIRSELKIKPGENITFSFTCSNPEKYFIMEIQKNIDCMSGPCPFGDVHLYPPGLPRLNRTFIWDVKASTKAGLELKFSTPWLRQIKPGEMCPDSISYNINSCIDMATVNIGTFCRNGSVSRIKLLGGGIMSLYLPWDSPLTTAGFNITNRASIKRLCIIESILNEESSITLMSPNYPLGFPEDELMTWKFVIPSNMRASVLFHNYSLSNCERKEERVEYYLPGSLSNPEVFKLSDSQPANIAGSFNLSLQGCDQDAQNPGILHLLFQVIVQHPQVDENVTHLVDLSKERNMTVTIHFEGWPSHLLLMSEPVCLICKDRRTCDRVLTLVSGTVYKISFLCKDLSRLRITAEKSISCVDFRWCQKKIYSLSVPKAITQLPIQLHKFIWRLLASDLINTEITSPSLKLQQHVPEQRCNTSYSYSIVSASPETELNIGIFCPGGSIEKIQMRNNITISLKTFGKGFLNESNHQDLKMSFVPHIKDECTFTVSPNPKAKVYLQTPSSPYGLTPYVSISWHVIMPSKQVARLGFSKDRMGISCETGRAYVNIKEEASGAEETVRREDELLPKPRNMYHNFWVNISNCKPVDKTELTLQFWVALADRQIDLGVIIAVVAGTGILVAIGLTVCCVKKKKKKNQNPMVGVYNANVNTQMPGKEGLFTKGRKKNESHVYAVIDDAMVYGHLLKESNGSISPEVDVYRPFDGPIGSLPPSPPPFSFRKDIKHSPNTEEPSPLTDTDHDTYTFAHQKSEQLEDNNDTNEKNNGDTPSLENKEQDVSVE from the exons ATGATTACGCTGAGACCCGGTGTTTCACGAAGCTGTGAAATTCGTGTTAAAAATGTCATCAGGTCTGAACTCAAGATAAAGCCTGGGGAGAACATTACTTTTAGCTTCACTTGTAGTAATCCAGAGAAGTATTTCATCatggaaattcagaaaaatattg ACTGTATGTCGGGTCCGTGTCCTTTTGGAGATGTCCATCTTTACCCACCGGGGCTGCCTCGCCTTAACAGGACTTTCATCTGGGATGTGAAGGCGAGTACAAAGGCTGGACTTGAACTGAAATTTTCTACACCATGGCTAAGACAGATCAAACCAGGAGAGATGTGCCCAGATTCCATTAGCTACAACATCAACAGCTGTATTGATATGGCCACAGTCAACATTGGCACCTTCTGTAGGAATGGCTCAGTGTCTCGCATCAAGCTACTGGGAGGAGGCATCATGTCTCTGTACCTTCCGTGGGACTCGCCTCTCACCACCGCAGGCTTCAACATAACTAACAGGGCTTCCATAAAAC GGTTATGCATTATTGAATCCATTTTGAATGAGGAGTCTTCAATCACCCTGATGTCCCCAAATTATCCGCTGGGCTTTCCAGAAGATGAGCTTATGACATGGAAGTTTGTGATTCCCTCCAACATGAGAGCAAGTGTGTTATTCCACAACTACAGCCTCTCCAACtgtgaaaggaaagaggagagggtAGAGTACTACCTCCCCGGTTCCCTCAGCAACCCAGAGGTGTTCAAGCTGAGCGACAGCCAGCCTGCCAATATTGCTGGCAGTTTCAACCTGTCCCTTCAGGGCTGCGATCAGGATGCCCAGAACCCAGGCATCCTCCACTTGCTCTTCCAAGTAATTGTTCAACACCCGCAAGTTGATGAGA ATGTCACCCATTTGGTCGACCTGAGCAAGGAAAGGAATATGACTGTAACGATACACTTTGAAGGGTGGCCCAGCCATCTCCTGCTTATGTCTGAACCTGTGTGCCTGATCTGTAAGGATCGTCGCACCTGTGATCGTGTCTTGACTTTAGTGTCTGGCACCGTCTACAAGATCTCCTTTCTGTGCAAGGACTTGTCCCGTCTGAGgatcacagctgaaaaaagcaTAA GCTGTGTCGATTTTCGGTGGTGTCAGAAGAAGATCTATTCCCTTTCAGTGCCCAAGGCTATTACCCAATTGCCAATTCAACTGCATAAGTTCATTTGGAGGCTCTTGGCTTCCGATCTGATCAACACAGAAATTACATCTCCGTCCTTGAAACTTCAGCAACATGTCCCAGAGCAGAGGTGCAACACAAGCTACAGTTATAGTATTGTTAGTGCCTCCCCAGAGACAGAGTTGAATATCGGTATATTCTGTCCTGGTGGATCCATTGAAAAGATTCAGATGCGGAATAATATCACCATATCCTTAAAAACATTTGGTAAAGGATTCCTCAATGAGTCTAACCATCAGGatctgaaaatgtcttttgtgCCACATATTAAAG ATGAGTGCACTTTCACCGTGAGTCCAAATCCAAAAGCTAAGGTTTACTTGCAGACTCCCAGCTCACCATACGGTCTAACTCCTTATGTCTCCATATCCTGGCATGTCATCATGCCCAGCAAGCAAGTTGCCCGCCTAGGGTTCTCCAAGGACCGCATGGGCATCTCTTGCGAGACAGGCCGTGCCTATGTCAACATAAAGGAAGAGGCATCGGGGGCAGAGGAAACTGTGCGCCGTGAGGATGAGCTTCTGCCCAAGCCCCGAAATATGTATCACAACTTCTGGGTAAACATTTCCAACTGTAAACCTGTGGATAAGACAGAGCTGACCTTGCAGTTCTGGGTGGCTCTTGCTGACAGGCAGATAG ACCTAGGAGTGATAATTGCTGTGGTGGCTGGAACTGGAATTCTCGTGGCTATTGGACTCACTGTGTGCTGTGTTAAGAAGAA gaagaagaaaaaccagaatCCCATGGTGGGAGTGTACAATGCTAATGTGAACACCCAGATGCCTGGAAAAGAAGGCTTATTCacaaaagggaggaagaaaaatgagtcTCATGTCTATGCGGTTATTGATGATGCTATGGTCTATGGGCACTTGCTGAAGGAATCCAATGGCTCAATTTCTCCAGAAGTTGATGTGTACAGGCCTTTCGATGGACCCATTGGTAGCTTGCCACCTTCTCCACCTCCATTCTCCTTCAGAAAAGACATTAAACACTCTCCTAACACCGAGGAACCTTCACCTCTGACAGACACGGACCATGACACTTACACATTTGCTCATCAGAAATCAGAGCAGTTGGAGGATAATAATGatacaaatgaaaagaataatgGAGATACACCCTCGCTGGAAAATAAGGAACAGGATGTTTCAGTGGAGTGA